The genomic interval CAGACCTGGGCCAAGACTCCAGACCATCAGGCAAGTTGGTGGTGATGAGGCAAGTCCAAGGTCAAGCCAAGTCCAGTCAATCCCCTGGTCAGGTTTGGGTCCAGCAATTTCTAGAGAGGCCCATGATCAAGCCAAGATGCAGATCAAAGTAATCCATGGGTATACACACCTATTGCTAAACTGGAAACCAGTATTCCTCCAGCATAACTCAAGAGAAAAGCCAGATCCCTGGGCTGAGCTTAAATAGAGCTCCTGGGCAAATGGGcagagggtgggggtggagacCCCAGGTGAGGCTGGTCAGACCATTAGGGCCTATTAGTTCACTCTGGAGCAATTAATCACTGTTTGAAAAGGCCCATTGGTCACCATTGAATATAGAGGATGCCCAGACTCACCTGCTTAGCTGTGGACATCTGTGCCATAGGTACATTCATGTGGATCATCCCACCCTTGCTGGAAAACTGGGCTGTCCAGTGTCCACAGAGGGACATCGGCAGCTCCAGAGTCAGTTGTGCTTTGTGAACCATTTGGGGATCCTCCGAAAGACCTGAAATGTCTCAAAACCCATTTTCATTCTGTCGGGAAGGTCAGACCGAAACCTTTGCATAGTCCACAAGTGTCTCAGAAGCACCACTTCATGAGTGACCATATGAGCATGGTGTCCATATGAGCCGGTCACCACTGCCATGGTGTATCTGTGCCCAGTGATGCCTCATCCACATGACGTCTTTCAGGATGGCTTTCAGAATTGCATTTCgcccctttttttcttctttattttcttttttcccctctcataagccctgccatgagcagccCTGGAGGTTTTCTCCCAGGAGGACACAAGCAACCGTATTTACAGCCCTGTCACCTACAAGCTCAGCTATTTGAGCCTGGAAAGGAGCACATCTCACATCAGATGGTTAATAGAGGTTACACCGATGTGTAGATTTGGGATAAACCCTTGGCTCCCATCACTCGGTAGCAGTGAAGATGCAGGAGAAGCCGAAACATCAAGACAAAGCAGAGTCTCACCTGCCTTTAGGCAGTGGCCTTTCTTCTTCGTGTCATGTCCTCTTTTATTGGGCTCTGTTGGAAAACAGCCTTACCAAAGTAGGTTTTCTTTATAATAAGAGGGAGTAATGGCTTATGTAAATTGGTTTTCATTTACTTAGGGAGCTAGAGCAAGATGAACTGATTTATGCGAGGATGAGTCTTATTTTGTTATAAAGAAATGCAATATTTCAAATTGTCAGCAAAATACAAATCAGCCTTTGAAATcagcatgttttaaaattagctCAGTTCTCAAGTAAGCGTCTTAACTTAATGCCCATGTTTTTAGGATGCTTCCACTTGATGGAGCTCATAAGGGTATAAATCATGACTTTACCAATACAAATTTTATCTGTTGTAAATGATATATAATAATTCAATAAATGTGATTTGAAGGCTGGAATAATGATTAAAAGCCAAGGGAAAACGTCTGGAGGTCGTTAGCGCTGTGTAATCTGCATTTCACCACAACTGTGACTTTCTGTTCCTCCAGGTTTATGTGCAATCCTACAAGGTTCCTCTGCGATGTCTTCTGGAAAACAATTTCTTTCACACTGAAAGCGAATAAAGGtctcattattttattaaatctgAAAACATGAATGCTAGAATAAATCTGTAGTGTTAAGTATCCAAGCATAGGACAAAAAAAGGATGTTTGGGTTGTTTCAAATCCTTGTTCTTTTCTAAGTACCacaattgaaaaacaaaaagcatataCAATTTGAGTTTAGAAACTACAGCAGAGTATACCAAAGTGCAGTAGTTAAACTGAGGATAAACTGATAAACTGAAATAGGGTCCAAAACTGAAACTCGATGGTTTTAGTCGTTTTGATAttgttcttccttttgcctCAGCAGGTAACATCTGGTCATGGGGGGAAATCACACACAGACCAAATTCATCCTCTTAGGAATTACAGACAGCCCTTGTGTGCGGGCTCTTCTTTTTGGGTTGTTTCTGTTGATTTACATTGTCACTTTGGTGGGGAACATTGGGATTATGGTGTTGGCTTGGGTGGTTCCCagcctccacacccccatgtacttcttcctcacCCATTTTTCATTCGTTGACGTCTGCTATTCCACAGTCGTCTCCCCCAAAATGCTGGTGGACCTGTTATCGGAGAACAAAACCATTACATTCGCTGGCTGCGCGATGCAGTTCcacttctttgctttctttgccacTGTCGAGTGTTACCTCCTGGCCACCATGGCCTACGACCGctatgttgccatctgcaaCCCCTTGCTCTACGTGACGGTCATCTCCAGCCACGTCAGGCGGCGGCTGGTGGCCTTGTCCTACCTGCTGGCCTTTCTCAGCGCCGCCATCTACACCAGCTGCACGTTTGGGGGTTCCTTCTGCGGACCCAACCGGATTGACCACTTCTTCTGCGACACCGGCCCCATGCTGAAGCTCGTGTGCTCCGACACCCACACCAGTGAGATGGTCATCTTTGCCTTTGTCCTCATAAACACGGTGGGCACCAGCACGATCATTTTGGTCTCCTACGCCTGTATCCTCCACACGGTCCTGAGGATGTGCTCGGCACGGAGCAGGTCCCGAGCCTTCCACACCTGCACTTCACATTTGACAGCCATTTCTTTATTCTACGGGACGATATTCTTCATGTACCTGCGACCTGCATCGAGCCACAGCAGCCTGGATAAGGTGACCTCCATCGTCTACACTGTGGTCACCCCCATGTTCAACCCCTTCATCTACAGCCTGAGGAACAAGGAGGTGAAGGGTGCTCTGGTGAAGTGCAGGAGAAGAATGCTAAACCTGTTAAACCGCTGTCTGTGCAAAAGAGCTGCATCAGTTAGGCACTGAACTGTTTATTGTATGTAAGAAAGCCTGTGATGCATTAAACCAGCTGGATTTTTCCCTAATCTTCACGATTTTATGTAGGttctttcacagtttctgcacaAAATTGGATGACAGAACTCACCCTGAGAAACAGACCCCACAATCACATCCTCCTCAGGAGGAAACCAGGAGGAGCGGAAACCTCAGACTTTATTTCACTTTGCAGtcaccagcagctccctccaAATACGCTCATAAGCTGTGCTTGAAGTTTAATTTAGTTCCACCAAAATCTATACCATTTCAACACTGACTTGATGAGCACTGAATCGCTcgaaggggaaaaataaagtaatgaTCAGGTGTGAAATGAATTGTTCAGCGGCATCAGCACATGGTGCACGGTCTGCTGCTCATCGTCACAGCCATTCCCCTGGGTTGGTGTGGGATTTCTCATTGTGCATCCTAGCTTGAAGGGATCCAGAAAGAAATACCGAAATGAAATTGGAAACAACATATTTTGAGAAATGAAAAGCTAATTATGGGGTTGtagtttgtttttgctttttcttttccagatcaGTTGCAGCTACCTCAGTGCTTTTATTTAGTACGCCAGCTGTTGAGTCGGAGCATGACTTAGCCAAATATTGTCATCTACAGGTGTAGGCTTCTTCATCTGACCATTGTCCACCTTGTTGCCAGCTTCTCTAGGAAGCATTCTTACTCCAAAATAAACATTCTAAATAGTTTATCTGAATATTGCATAAAAGTTCCCACTTCTCCCCATTGACTGCAGAGTTCAAGTTGTTCCCTGGACCAGGAAAACGTGATGACTGTTGTCTACACCCTGGTGATCCCCAGCCTGAGGAACTGCAAGTGAAGGATGCTCTGGGGAGACTCCTAGGAAGaattcttctttcctcccagGTTCAGACCGgtaaaaagacagaagcaactAAATGCTAATAATTCGGGAGTCCTTGAGATGGCGTCTTTGTTCTGCAGCTATAGCAGTGAAAATAATGAGCATATAACATGGAGACCCAAGAAAGCTCTGAAAATTCTctttctggggtgcagggagtaACCGTGGGGGCTGCACAACTGTGcagcaatgatttttttcagtgcaaagaACGTGCTGAAGAGTTGAACTACACACCCCAGGGACCGGGTCCTTGAGGAAACGCAGAATGAGGCAATGGATAAATATCCTCAGCCACCCGCCAcgggcagcgctgggcaggCAAGGACATACCGGCAGGGATGTCACAGACACCATCACCGTGCTTTTGTTCTTGTGGTCTCTGAACTTGTGATCCCATCAGAGCTTGCTGGCCAAGACCATGAGTAAGTATTTCTGGGCAAAAAGGGCCAACAAGGGCTACGGTGTCATGGATAGCCAAGAAGATAAGTCTTCAAGGGgattagtttttcttttctttgtctccTTCTCTCTATAGCCCACATTTTGCGTTACCTGATGACAAATTCTATAATGGATATATGAGGCCAGACGAGAAAGTCATCAAGCCcgtggtagcacctctgggaaGCAGTTGGCACCAGGGACACCAGAGAGGGTCTTCACAAACCTGGTTGGAGCACAGGAGAAGttgtgaggaagcagcaggacacaGCTCATGTTCTGGCCTCCCTATGGAAGAGTTTGTAACTTTCACTGACTGTGAAAGTGCTTAAATTATTAGTTTTTAGGCTGACAATGTCAGGTGACACTAATTCCAACTTTTGTAGATGCAGTGTGCCTGTACTCGGGTGTGCAATCACCCTAAAAGActtctgttttcagtcgtgtttctaaaaataaaggTCTTCCCAGCCACACACATTTGTAATTATGAATTTTAGGGCGTATGTCTGATCATTCAATGTTTGcttgtgcaaaacagaaaactcaATGAGGTGCTGCTTTTACTGGTGTGAGTCACAAAAATTAATCCAGTCAAACTGTTGGTTTGTATCAGATGGCGAATCTACCTGCATTTGTCTTCAACACGTGTCTCCAGTTTCTCTCTATGCACTTCGAACTAAGGAGCCTCAGTGTTCAAGTAATTTAATACAAGACTGAGATTAATACAAGTAATTAATTAATACAAGTAATTAATACAAGTAATTAATACAAGACTGAGATTTCGCATTCACAAAAGTCAGGGAATGCACAGTCAGCAAATACTTACAGAGATACATGTAAACATACGTGCATGTATGTACCCACCCatcttttaatatcctgttttctgtatatatttcattaaaaattaaccACATTATATGCAATATATAGAAACTGTTTGTGTGCATACCTGTACACACAGCACcatgcacagtgtgtgtgtgtgtgtgtatgcacgTTCACAGCAAACGCAGCTCTCGAAGTGATGCAAAATTATGCAAACGCCAAACCTCTGTTTGACATAAAACAGCACAACCAAAACTTAATAGTGCAGCCCTTCTCAACGCAAAATTtactctgcttttttcctttgcatgtgtgtgttttggtacAGAGGAACCATGCTAGCAATATGGACACCCTTTTCTTAGCCAGTGGCCCCAGGACCCCCGCTGCAAATTATCAAATAGCCACCATGATCCATGTCTCAAATTAAGTCCCATTCCCTTGTCCATGGAGGAGAGGAACCATAGTTTGGTCACCAGCTTCATCCTCCTGGAGTTCACCACCGACCCAACGCTGCAGCTTCTCTTGTTCCCAGTGTTCACCTTAATCTACATCATCACACTCGTGGGCAACGTCACCCTCATTATGGTGATATGCCGCAGCTCACAGCTCCATACCCCAATGTACTTCTTCATTGGGAACTTGTCCTTCCTGGATCTCTGGTATTCCTCCATCTACATCCCCAAGATCCTCCTGAACTGCATCTCCGAGGACAAGAGCATCTCCTTTGCTGGGTGTGCTGCTCAGTTCTTTGCCTCCGCTGGCTCAGCCGGTATCGAGTGCTACCTGCTGGCAGCGATGGCCTATGACCGGTACGTGGCCATCTCCAACCCGCTGCTCTACACCGCTGTCATGTCCAAGAAGCTGTGCATGGGGCTGGTGGCTGCCTCCTACCTCACTGGCTTTGCCAACTCCATCCTCATTACCAGCCGCACATTCAACCTCAGCTTTTGTGACTCCAATATAATTGATGACTTCTTCTGCGATTTGCCCCCCGTGGTGAACCTCTCCTGTGATGTGACAGACAGCTACCAGCTGCTCCTGTATTTCATCCTGACCTACAACATCATCATCCCCTCCGTGCTCAACCTCACGTCCTACGCCTCCATCCTGGCTACTGTCCTGAAGATGCGTTCGGCTGTGGGGCAGTGGAAAGCCTTCTCCACCTGTGCCACCCACCTCACCTCTGTCACCATCTACTACAGCTCCATCCTCTTCATTTACGCCCGGCCCAGCTCCAGCTTTGTGGGGAGGAACAAGGTGGTCTCTGTGTTTTACACGGTGGTGATCCCCATGCTGAACCCCTTCATCTACAGCCTGAGGAACCAGGAGGTGAAGGAGGCACTGAAGAGACTGATGAGGGGACAGACAGCTTCctaacagaaaaacacaaggaTTACATCCCCAAAGATGCATATAGCAAGAAGTGTACCTATCTTTGCTTGCTTGTGTTTCCGTTTGTTGCTTTTCACAATAGGTGCAAGAGGATCCAACACAGGAGCATAAACTCTTCTGATCCTGAAGTGCTTCCTGATGCACAGGAGGTTCAATGTGCAGACAGGCCTCCTCTCCTTCCAGCTTCTCCCTATACATCATTTATATCTGGTATCAAATGGGATCTTAGCAGTTGCTGGCCTCATTTTTGTACATAATCTTCTTCACCcttataataattaaaactgTTGGAAGGAGAGATTAAGTGGACCAAAGTAGATTCATCTCCTTCAAATTTAGATAAATAAAAGTTGAATGATTAAGTCGGAGTTCCTTGTCTCCATTTGTGATCCATAaagttgtgtttctgtttttctagttCTTGTTCAGACAAAGAGTGCGGTTCGAAGGGTTTGGGTTTGAAGATCTCCCAGCTTTCTCCCCTTGCCCTGTTTTCATTCATGCCACAGGCTGGGGTCAGGCTGTATGAACTGGGTTCCTTTGGGATGAAATCAAACTGAAAATGGTCTTGAGGGGGACACCTAATGCACTTCCAACTTCATTAGGTGTTCAGATCCTCCCCAGAATAAATTTAATCCAGATAAATCTATTCTGAAATGCTTATACTATAGTCAGCAGGTCCATGGTACCAGTACTTTTGATGTTGAGACCTTCTCCTGTTGCACCACATCCATCCTAACCATCTGTCCTAGGATGTGACAAAACCTCCTCTTACTCCCAAATATTTCAGAGGGGACCTGGCGGACAATCTCATAATCAGACAATGGATTTTTTAGATGTCGAGATCCAGGTGAACCCATTCCCATGCTTGTTCTCCAGTCCCAGATTCATAACAGTAGGAAAATCACGTTTATGAAGACCAGTCAGACAAGGAGGATTTATGTAGTGTGTTTAAACTTGCCACGCAGTGTAAGAATTTcaaaaaacacaaggaaatcTATCCCAAGGCCATTAATGACAAGAAATTTAAGGTGTGAGGTGTCCTTGAGATCCAAAGGTGAGGTGAAATGCCATGAGCTTCCCCACCTCGTCTGCTTGGGGGCCAAAAGCAGACAGGGACAAATCGCCCCATTAGCGACAACCAGGGGAACCACATTATCTGCACCCGTCATGAAGACAAGGATGTCTCTCTCTTTAGAGTGCATGACCAAGCTCGCACTAACACAGAGAGCCCTCCAGCAGGCCTGAGCTCCAGGCTCCCGCCATACAGCTGGTGACAGCTATTTCCATCACAAGTGACACTGCTCCCCTTCCCAGAGCAAGGAGTGGTCCTTGGGGACCTGCCACCCTTCTAGGAGTCATCAGCTTAACAAGACCTTCTGGGGTTTTACCAAGAAAGTTTCCTAATCACCATGAAAGTTTCTCAGCGAGCTTGTAGGTAACTTACCTCATTCTTCTTAACAAGCCATAAGAGACTAATTAGTGAGGACtaacaagaaagaaactttCCTCCTTGTTAACAACAAAGTGCACTTCTACAGCTGCCTCACTTGTCAGAACTAGTCCAGGTCCCAAAGCCAATGAGTTGGAGGTCAGTGTGTTGGTATGTGACCGTGTTAAGGACAATTGTGTGGGCCTGGATGGATGGAGAGCAATGCTCCTCAAGGCTTCTCTGATCAAAGTACCTGCCCCTCATCCCTGGGGTTAAATTCCCATCTGTAGACCAAGGTCCTTCTTCCTCGGTGGGATGATGCCAtgacccagcagcaccctgagcTCCTTGCTGAGGGGTCTGGTGTTGTGCTTGGTGGGAGCACTGGTTGTGGTGGGAGCTTCTTCCCGGCCAGGATCGGGTCTGCTCGGGGTCGCTTCTAAATGCTTCTACCTCATATTTGTTCCTGGCCAGCACTATTTTCTCTCCTATTGGTCTACAGAGTTAGCTACTACACTATAGTTGCTAAAGTTTGTTAATCATTCCCCTGTATctcatgatattttttttttgagggcaAATCACACAATTGCtcaaaaataagcaaaagcaATTAATAATATAACTAAATGAGATCAAAATGCCAGGACAGGGAGCAGGTAACTGACTTGTCAGTATTTTTACAGTAACTCATAAGAGATGCCAGATGATAATTCTCTGGTCCTTGAGCAAGCTGCAGGCACTGCGGGCATTTCTCAAATAAATGTGAAACTACAGCTACAATTGAGCTAAAATAAGTTGCAGAGAAGGCCTGATGAGCGTTGTTGCAGTGAAATGCTGTTATGAAGCCCAGTGTTTATTGCTAGTACTGGGAGCACTAAATTACCCAAGTCTCATGTTCACCAGAAATGTGCCAATTATTTAATATGGAGAGAACTCTTGTCACACTGGAAGTATAGGTGTTACTTGTTATTGTTTCTCAAGACAGCAGTGGTAATACAAACTACAAAGGGTCAAAAGGGCTCAAAgtcttgaaattaaaataatatgagGCTGTAAACACAAATAACAGTAGACGTAAACCAAGAGGAGTCAATGACCCAGCAATTAGGAACAGGCAGAGACTTCCCGATACATTTGTCCCCAGTAGCTCACAGGAAAGATATGCTTCTTTTATATCATAGTATTACAGGAATTGAAAGTATACAGGAATTGATCCACCAGGGATAACTATTTTTCAGATGAACGTTTCCTCCCCATCACTCTCCTCAGCGCATCCTTCACCTCCTGGTTCCTCAGGCTATAGATGAGAGGGTTCAGCATGGGGGTCACCATGGTGTAAAACACAGAGGACACTTTGTCAGCGTCCTGGGAGTGCCTGGAGCTGGGTCGGGAGTACATGGATGCAGCAGATCCGTAGAAGAGGGTCACAGCAGCCAGGTGGGACGTGCATGTGGAGAAGGCTTTGTGTCTGCCCACCACGGAGGGCATCCTCAGAATGGTGGCCAGGATGTAGGCATAGGAGATAAGGATGGTCAGGCTGGTGACAAGCAGGTTGAAACCAACCACGACAAACATCACAATCTCATTGACGGTGGGGTCTGTGCAAGAGATGGCTTGAAGCGGAGGCCCCTCGCAGTAGAAGTGGTTGATGACGTTGGGACCACAGAAGGACAGCTGAAGTGTAAGCCCTGTGTGGATAGTGGCATTTGCAATGCCAGCAAGGTACGAACCAGCTACGAGCAGCACACAAACTCTGCTGGACATGGAGATGGCGTAGAGCAGTGGGCTGCAGATGGCCACGTGTCGGTCATAGGCCATGACAGCCAAGAGGTAGCACTCGGTGGTGGCAAAGACCGCATAGAAATAAAACTGTGTGAAGCACGCAGAGTGAGAAATGATCTTCCTTTCTGCTAGGAGATCCCAGAGCAGCCTAGGGGTGACTGAGGAGGAATAGCAGATGTCTAGGAAGGAGAGGCTGctcaggaagaagtacatgggggtgtgaaGCTGGGCGTCCAGCCTGCTTAACACCAGCATCCCCAGGTTCCCCAGGAGAGTGATCACATAGATCACCAAGAAGACCACGAAGAGGACAGCCTGGGCATCCCCCTGCTCTGAGAACCCCAGGAGAACAAACTCAGCACTGGAGGTGCGATTTCCTTTGGCCACCATCGTAACACAGCTGCTGTAGGAGAGCGGAGACACACCGAGTCAGCATCCTCCTCTTTTCCTCACAAACAAACGTTAAAGATGCATTTATTCTTATCAGGAAATAcaaatttcagagagaaaaactgTTGAACAATGTATTCAGTGTTTGTctcaaaatgcatttgaaaataaactaaGTGCATGACTGAATGTATTCCTAATGGTTTTATTCTGGTCACTGTTAATTTGGTTTGATAAAGTCACTTTGCAAGTTGAAAGGCTTATTCTACCCACTGAAGAAGTTTGTTACCTATCAGATCCAATGAGGTAGCCCCAGCAATTTCTTCGGACATTGGAAATCagtctgcatttaaaaaaacaaatcaaaaccaaaccaaacttgTTTCAGAAGATCAAAAGAGACAGAGCACTGGTGAGCCAccaagacattttaaaaagaatttcctTTAGGAGAGCCAGAACAAGTTAAAATAAAGCTCTAATTTCTTCCATTCCTCTGTGTGAAACTCTGAAACCATATCTGAAATGGGAGTTTAAGTATCAACCCCCCCTTTAAATATGGTGATATCCATATGATATCCATATCATTCTTGTGATGCCACTGAACTGAGAAAGACAGTGGAAAGAATTTTAAAGGGCTGGGACCAGTGGAAACCCCACCAATTCTGTGGTGCCATTGCAAACTGGGGGAGTAAGATGTTGataaagcagtttaaaaatgaaataaagctaATACCTTCTTAAAGCAGAAGTTAGGAATAGTCACAGAAATTGCTCGGGGGGGGGGTTGATTTGTTAAAGTACCAAATGACACCATTAGAAAGGACTCTTCTGCATCAGGAAAGTTCAACACGTGCCCTACCTTGACTTACACGTGAGGCTCCCTCACCTCTGgatttaataaagaaaacttgTATTTCATTCCAGGATTGAAGTCAGTTGCAGAAACTTTCACCCCCCTCTAAAACAGTTTGAACTGAACAGATAACCCAGGTCGTGCTTCGATGTCATGATCTTCACGGTATAGCAAATAATAGACCCTGCAAAATCATCTCCTCTGTGTAAAAGGTCTGAGATAAATCAGAACCGGAGGACATTAAGCTTTGTTTGCCACCATTGTAACATGTCCCAGACGTTTCGCAGAGCCACTTCATCACCTCGTCCAAGCTGCTGCCCCCTCCAGCCACTGGACAATAATGATAAATCCCAGTAATCTGATTAAAACAATCAGCTGAGATTGAGGGGCTGCTGACCTCTGGTACCTCAGTTGGCTTTACTCACAGTCTGAGCTACTGGCCACCTTTAGCTTGGAAAAAGCAACTTATAAATGCCTGGGTTTCACACAACATAGCCTCGTATTGTGTGTGAGAATGGGCTCCTGCCTAAAGTCCTCCCCTTGCAACAGCCCAGCTCTTTGCAGCGTTATTGAGGCTAAAACTCACCTGTCTGCTCACATCTCAGGGCCTTTTTTGACTTGTTATCTCCTAGAACAAAATGTTATAGGTGAAATAAGCTCACATTTCTCCCAGTGTTGGTGTTAAAAGTGAGAATGATTTGCCAGGGATGAAGGGTATCAATACTTGACCAAGAAAATTGGCTGTTTATAGGTTTGTTTCATTGAAGGGTTTTACCGCTGCCCTCCCCTTGGGgtcacacacaaaaattctctTGGGAACTGATGACTTCAGAAACAGCTCCTTAAGGAGGAGACGTGCATTGAGA from Columba livia isolate bColLiv1 breed racing homer chromosome 5, bColLiv1.pat.W.v2, whole genome shotgun sequence carries:
- the LOC110356066 gene encoding olfactory receptor 5AP2-like, with the translated sequence MGGNHTQTKFILLGITDSPCVRALLFGLFLLIYIVTLVGNIGIMVLAWVVPSLHTPMYFFLTHFSFVDVCYSTVVSPKMLVDLLSENKTITFAGCAMQFHFFAFFATVECYLLATMAYDRYVAICNPLLYVTVISSHVRRRLVALSYLLAFLSAAIYTSCTFGGSFCGPNRIDHFFCDTGPMLKLVCSDTHTSEMVIFAFVLINTVGTSTIILVSYACILHTVLRMCSARSRSRAFHTCTSHLTAISLFYGTIFFMYLRPASSHSSLDKVTSIVYTVVTPMFNPFIYSLRNKEVKGALVKCRRRMLNLLNRCLCKRAASVRH
- the LOC102097442 gene encoding olfactory receptor 9G19-like, whose amino-acid sequence is MEERNHSLVTSFILLEFTTDPTLQLLLFPVFTLIYIITLVGNVTLIMVICRSSQLHTPMYFFIGNLSFLDLWYSSIYIPKILLNCISEDKSISFAGCAAQFFASAGSAGIECYLLAAMAYDRYVAISNPLLYTAVMSKKLCMGLVAASYLTGFANSILITSRTFNLSFCDSNIIDDFFCDLPPVVNLSCDVTDSYQLLLYFILTYNIIIPSVLNLTSYASILATVLKMRSAVGQWKAFSTCATHLTSVTIYYSSILFIYARPSSSFVGRNKVVSVFYTVVIPMLNPFIYSLRNQEVKEALKRLMRGQTAS
- the LOC102097255 gene encoding olfactory receptor 5AP2 produces the protein MVAKGNRTSSAEFVLLGFSEQGDAQAVLFVVFLVIYVITLLGNLGMLVLSRLDAQLHTPMYFFLSSLSFLDICYSSSVTPRLLWDLLAERKIISHSACFTQFYFYAVFATTECYLLAVMAYDRHVAICSPLLYAISMSSRVCVLLVAGSYLAGIANATIHTGLTLQLSFCGPNVINHFYCEGPPLQAISCTDPTVNEIVMFVVVGFNLLVTSLTILISYAYILATILRMPSVVGRHKAFSTCTSHLAAVTLFYGSAASMYSRPSSRHSQDADKVSSVFYTMVTPMLNPLIYSLRNQEVKDALRRVMGRKRSSEK